The genomic stretch AAAACATGATTCGAGTCAAGCACAGCATGATAACACGGATATTGGATTGGAATTTCGGACCAGTTCGTATTTCGATTAaggaaatatttgaattcaaatttcggCATTAATTTCACTTCCCAACAGCATTATAGGTATATCGTTGTACGATGTACAATGCACTTTCCAATCTAGGTccaaatatgtatatacgacAGATATACGATAGGTATCTACAGTCAACGCTGTAGGTCGATTTGGGTTGCAGCAGATTCTGATATTACCAACTGAAAGTACAATCATACGATACGTTGATAAATACACATTAGGTACAAAATGGAATAAATTGGAGGTATGGTCTCAGGCAAGCCTTGCATCTCTAACGAAACGTATCGatatttaattacaatatCGTTACCTGCAATTTACGCAAGGATCAAATATATAGTTTTACATATAGattgacaaaatttatttttctcgcaGATTGATTATTGAAtgctctgaaatttttactaaGTCAACAATACAACGGATTTCATTTGTAAGATGCAGTTGGCCTAATAACGTATATCTTCATCCGAATTGATATAATTTGCatatttatacttttataAGAAATGTTCATCTTGATTGTATGTCATTTAATATAATGAATGGATTCTTATTAAATTACATGAAGCTAGCACTGGAAATTTCTccaaaaactattttcaaataaGATTTGCACAAATTATTGGTACTGTAATATACTCAAAAATCACTTTTGTTATACTTGGACCTTGTATCAAATCACTGATTTTATTTGCAGTTTGTTATTTCGTGAGAAAGTTTTTCTCTACAACTTTGTCAGCCGTATGCTATATGGTTTAAAATagcctgaaattttcactaaaAGTGCCACAACTGTGTTGTGTTTTGATCACTGTGTATTGTGGAAGTTTATGTGTTAAGCTTAGTCAACTAAATATCCATACAATAAATATCCACCTGTGTCACTCATTAAAATGTCAGGATGTGTCCTATCTGGCAATACTTGATGAGACCGTAAGAAGTTGGCGAATAACcttaaattaataacatctGATCTTTGCTTCAAAGCGACGTAAGTTTCCTGTAATGGTTCTCGAGATGAATGATAAATAACAAATGGCCTAGAGATTCCTAAAAATGGCAGAAGACCTTTGATTATATTAAGTGGATGTTCTTTAGCTATGATAGCTAGACCGTCAGCTTTAGTTACTTTCATAATCTCAACAGCCTCTTGTGTTTCTATAAGCCATTTAGGTTTTTTAGGTGGTTCGTGACTTGGTGCATCGTTAAGCTTGCGTTTCAACCCTTTGCTTTCGAATGAGTTCACAGCTCTGTTGCTTGCATTATCTTCTGTAATCCCCTCTGCCTTTACTTCAGCTTCAGCCTTGGGCACCTTAGGATTTGCCACATCTTCTGTGAAGTCAGTGTCATTGGATTCCAATACAATGCATTCTACGTTCAGGGTATCAGATTTTGCTTTGTACTTTGATACTTCTAGAAATTGTTCAGTCCCCTGGTAATACATACGTATTAGACTATAAATGTTAACAGTAAGCATTCTACGCAGCTGCTCCTCGGGAAAGTTCATTGCTTGAATCAATGTTCTTTGGGGAATATTTCCTGGATGCATGTGAATTAGTTTACCATTTGTTCCTGCGCCAATGCGATGAAGCATAGCTGAAGCGGGCAACCCTTGAGAACCACTGTCATAGACCATATAGAGCCCATCAGCATTAACGCCAGAATAAGAAAGGAGCTGAGCTAGTGTATCCATCCTCAGACTGCTGATCTTCTGATGATCCATTCGAAAATAAATGTCTTGAATTAGCCGTATTGTAGGTTTTCTAATCGTGATGTActcaaaatatttcttttctttttttttcaaatacttggCTTGCGAATATTCAGTTTTATTCTGAAACGTTTTGCTATTCTCTATCAGTTTGCCAACTATTTCTTTACTCGACTTCCCTGCTTCCCTTAATCCCACAATATCTTCGGTTGATAACTGTTGCGACGTTCCGTCGTCAATGATGCTTCTGTTGTCTAGCCCACTGGGTAACACACTCTTCAAGTCTTTCGATAGCGATTCAACTTCTTTAGTCTCCAGCAAAGTGTATAATCTCTTCCCAGTCACCTTTGCTTCCATTTTATACGTTGTCCACATTGGTCTACCAATTATACTACTCATCTCCAGCTGGTCTTTACCCAGTAGTAAATTTCCATTCGCCGTCACCTTATGGAGCTTGTAGTAATTCTGTCTTTGTACGACAACATAGTCTCCAACTTTAACAACTTCTGCATCAAGCTCGTTCATTGTGGTGGCACTTTGGGTACACCAAATTCCAAGCTGTAATGTGAAgtttgtttatattttctatCGTCCGTGGTAATCAGATATCCACGTGAGAAATGATTACCTTAACCTCCAAATGCGAGGCCAACGAGACGTCAACTGTTGGTGTAGCGTAACCTCAGATCGACCACAGAGTACAGACTACTACCAACTACTACTGACAAGATCGACTTCAATGGCCAATCCATGGGCTAATCGAAGCTCGGATCGACGCTGCCAATGTTCTTAACCCAACGATTTCAAGACTGCAGTCCTGTAGATTTGAAGGCGGGTATATTTAAACATCTACATTGATAAttagttaaaattttatttgcggACGTATTTGTAGAACGTTTGCGGTAGGATAGCTTCATTGGGATATTATAACAAATACTCGGATTTCACTTTTTTAAACCTGATCACGTTTGACTGTTACCCTCAATCAGTGGAAACGGTTTACGTAAAGCGTGAATTGCATTGAATTCGTGTCAAGCTCCTGGAGATAGATGGGCAACTTTTCATATGTGAAAACAATTGCCTACTTCTAGGAGCAAGCTTTATTTACTTCCAAATGATCAATAGCCGGGGatcatctctctctctatacTCACTTCATTTCCTTCTTCCTCAGCGTCTACTTTTGAAAAAGGAACCCTATTGCATTTGGATTGGTTCCGATTAAAAAtctagtttaaaaaaattcctacgACATTTTAGACGTATATATTCAACactgaatttaataaataaccGATACGATTTGTATTTTCTACCAAACCATTTAGACCTGATGCATGTTTTTTATtagattgtaatttttaaatttctgcAAAAGCAAACTTCAGTAATGAATTGAGTattcgaataaattaaaagtcacaataattaatcaatacaGCATTTTACCAAACTGTAGTCACAATACTCACAATTACCATATAGTGATCATACATAGTACTTCAGACAGTCTCCAACGAAGTTCCCAGAGAACTTATTTCGATGAACTTCTAGAACGCTCCGAAATTTTTGAGCAAGAAAAGTTTCATGCGAGCTTTGAGGAAGCTACACTTTTAGCAGCTTTGAGGAAGCTCTCACGGCGCAACTTTTGAGCTCCTTTGTAACTCAGCATGCATAGCTCGCAGGAGGCTCTTACGGAGTTCCTGTGAAAATGCTGTCAgttatt from Neodiprion virginianus isolate iyNeoVirg1 chromosome 3, iyNeoVirg1.1, whole genome shotgun sequence encodes the following:
- the LOC124299988 gene encoding tRNA (adenine(58)-N(1))-methyltransferase non-catalytic subunit TRM6 is translated as MNELDAEVVKVGDYVVVQRQNYYKLHKVTANGNLLLGKDQLEMSSIIGRPMWTTYKMEAKVTGKRLYTLLETKEVESLSKDLKSVLPSGLDNRSIIDDGTSQQLSTEDIVGLREAGKSSKEIVGKLIENSKTFQNKTEYSQAKYLKKKEKKYFEYITIRKPTIRLIQDIYFRMDHQKISSLRMDTLAQLLSYSGVNADGLYMVYDSGSQGLPASAMLHRIGAGTNGKLIHMHPGNIPQRTLIQAMNFPEEQLRRMLTVNIYSLIRMYYQGTEQFLEVSKYKAKSDTLNVECIVLESNDTDFTEDVANPKVPKAEAEVKAEGITEDNASNRAVNSFESKGLKRKLNDAPSHEPPKKPKWLIETQEAVEIMKVTKADGLAIIAKEHPLNIIKGLLPFLGISRPFVIYHSSREPLQETYVALKQRSDVINLRLFANFLRSHQVLPDRTHPDILMSDTGGYLLYGYLVD